A genomic stretch from Aedes albopictus strain Foshan chromosome 2, AalbF5, whole genome shotgun sequence includes:
- the LOC115258726 gene encoding protein valois yields MDYHKRLDIAEMFQEPPEYKPPGTAEQLACSVDYPNLNSQQYRMTRKPSPNILHPCLEHAARNANGQVILAGSDYMGRRWGSSFFGWENIDDVLNDAKISFKRQCRYCITAMQFTKDPNLFVIGTDKGSVELWSTRNEARGEGYSLYLVDGQSEHIEGVSAMDLIEGGESKLVTGSHDGCLKVWNYAADLHSVKTMTMAHTDAITGLSTNRADDSMFASSSLDHSALMWDLRKPRPASSLFEGHKFGFTTVYWTTKEEANQVVALGDEAGNVHFIDIRQPDVPTHSVKVFNKKIHKISFNGTQFVVLGDTNQARFYDENLALLHECTPATNYLRDVLWETGETKEKSTCWLVGWDTFIHKVEY; encoded by the exons ATGGATTACCACAAGCGACTCGACATAGCGGAGATGTTCCAAGAGCCACCGGAGTACAAACCACCCGGCACGGCGGAACAGCTGGCATGCAGTGTCGATTATCCAAACTTGAACTCGCAGCAGTACCGCATGACCCGCAAGCCCTCGCCAAACATTCTGCACCCATGCTTGGAGCACGCTGCACGAAACGCAAACGGACAGGTCATCCTGGCCGGAAGTGATTACATGGGTCGCCGATGGGGTTCCAGTTTCTTCGGCTGGGAaaacatcgacgatgttctgaACGATGCCAAGATTAGCTTCAAACGACAGTGCCGATATTGTATCACGGCGATGCAGTTCACCAAGGATCCCAATCTG TTCGTCATCGGAACCGACAAGGGCTCCGTAGAACTATGGTCCACACGGAACGAAGCCCGCGGCGAAGGCTACTCATTGTACCTGGTGGATGGCCAGTCCGAGCACATCGAAGGAGTTTCCGCAATGGATCTGATCGAAGGAGGAGAAAGTAAATTGGTTACCGGTTCGCATGATGGCTGCCTGAAGGTGTGGAACTACGCGGCCGATCTGCACTCAGTTAAAACGATGACGATGGCCCATACCGATGCCATAACGGGACTGTCGACCAATCGGGCGGATGACTCGATGTTTGCCTCGTCTTCGTTGGACCATTCCGCGTTGATGTGGGATTTGCGCAAGCCTCGACCGGCTTCGTCCCTGTTCGAAGGTCATAAGTTCGGTTTTACGACGGTGTACTGGACCACAAAAGAAGAGGCCAATCAAGTCGTTGCTCTCGGCGATGAGGCCGGCAACGTTCACTTCATCGACATCCGACAGCCGGACGTTCCGACGCATTCCGTGAAGGTGTTCAACAAAAAGATTCACAAGATCTCGTTCAACGG CACTCAGTTTGTTGTACTCGGGGATACGAATCAGGCGCGATTTTACGACGAGAATCTGGCCCTGCTGCACGAATGCACACCGGCGACGAACTATCTTCGGGATGTGCTTTGGGAAACGGGTGAAACCAAGGAGAAATCCACCTGTTGGCTAGTTGGATGGGATACGTTTATCCATAAGGTAGAGTATTGA